One Cucumis melo cultivar AY chromosome 8, USDA_Cmelo_AY_1.0, whole genome shotgun sequence genomic window, TCCTTGAGGAGTACGAACACGCTACCACCATCTCCTCGTGAAATTCGAAGATCTTCATCAAGATAAGTAGTTAGCAACCAAGACTCTACCTTCGTGTTTGAGATTGAGAACTTGAGTGGTGGTTGACTAGAAATCGTCTTGGCTACATTTGAAGCAGTGTCTTGAATGGAAGATATGATACCATTGAATGGTGAAAGGTCAATCTTCTGCCCAAGAAAGTCCACATTATCTGGTATCACTATCGAATCCGTCAGCTGGGGTGTTCCAATGACACCTTCTTCGAACTTGATCTGGAAAGAAAGTTGAGTGTGAAAAGAAATATTAGTTGATTATAAAGTAAGATTTGGAATCGCACACACGGACAAGaaaatccaattttttcaatagTTCAGACTTACGTGTACACGCAAGggacttcgaacttcaaacttTGCATTGGTAGTAATGGAAGTGGTGGCTAGAGGACCCGAAAACTGAACAGAGTTTTGGACGGTGAGGTTCTCTGAATCAATTGTCTGCGAAATTTCCTCAACTTTGACCAATGGCAATGTATTCCTAGACAACAATGGGAACAGACCCGAGAAAGATGTGTACCTACATCCCCAAACATTCATATTAAGAAACTTAGGGAGACAATTTTGCAATCAATCATAATCATTTTCAAGTATGCTATAGACAATGAACTGattaaaaaaatgcaaaattaGGACATGTTTATCAGGTGTAGAAAAGCTATTTGTATAGACTCTCTtcattctcttaaaaaaaaaatgaagagatCGAGAGGTTTAAATGAAAAGCAAAGATTTTGCGTAACAAGACTTGCAAGTTTGGCTAACTGACCATATTCAAAGAAATCGATACAAAATCAGATACAAGTCTAAAATCCCATTGATAAAACATCTTCTAAATGGCCCATGGGATCGAATCGGATGTATAACATTCTAGTTTAACTCAGAACAATATGACTTGCCTAACAGGAAGTAACTGCAGTAACAACTGCCACATGGAACGTCGATACTACGTCCAAATATGATCTTCAAGATAAACAAGTATAAGAAATTACCACCAATATTTAAAAATTCATGAAGGTTTGAAATGGAGATATACGATTAGACGATTAGTCAGCatgaaagaaatttgattaaacTCGTTCCAGTTTTTCAATCATCGCAAAAATAATTACTAGGTTCTATTGATTCGGGATCTGTTTACTAATTCACAATTAGAAGTTCAACCAACCAGGTTGCGAGAATCAAGTTAGGTATAATTGGGAGAACTTACTGTAGAATCCACTTGCCGTTGAGCAGAGTCAGGGCCTCAGTAGGAGCAGGCGTTGGGTTCTTCGATTCCAGTTGCGTAATCAGCTCGACAATCTCCGCCCTAGTATCTCTCGACACTCGTAATCCACGATCGGTCCCGTAAAACGAGTCCACCAACGCCTTCTTCAGTTTATAAATCTCCGATGGCTCCATAGGCTTTTCCTCCTCCTCTTCAGCTACCGCCACAGCCGAACCATCTCCATACTTCTCCTCCTTCTCCTCCCCCCACTCGTCATCGTTTAACACCGCACGGACCTTGAACGAAGGTCTAACTGAAATCAGTGACTTCCCCGCCGCGGCTCTGGCGCCGGCCCCAATCGAAGCGATGGGGAAAATCGAAGGCTTAGAAGTCAATTGAGGCTGCGGTGGATTGAGTGCGAGAGTCTTGCACGGAAGTTGATTGAATTGAGAAACAAACGCCATTGGATTGTTTCCAATTTGCGTAAATCAGAGAAACAAACACACAAAAGCACAAACTGAAGGACTGGGATTTACTTAAACAGCTGCTACGTTTTAAAAATCTTTCAAAGACTAGCAAACGAGAGGGACGATTAAATAAAAAGGAATTGGAAGTAAAGAAGACGATTCTACCCTTGATCTTCGCGACTGTTCCAAAACTTGTCGTTGTTTTGGAGGTCAAATCGGACCTTGTGAAGTTAAAATGACTTGTTTGGTAGTTGCACGCAACGTGGCTCGTCCGAATCAGAACACGTGGCATAGGAAGAGGGGAGAGTACAAAATACAGAGAAGGCAGCCTAAAGCGAGCCAACCGAAGCATGTGAGGCGCCAAATGAATGAATACAGAATACGCATTTGTGTATTAAGAAGAAACTTTATTCTATAAACGGCAACATGCTACCGAAAACTTTATTCTACGCGCCTCTTTCCAAGCTTTCATTGGTCGGATAAGCGTCACAGAAATCACCGTGGGTCAAAATATCTCTCTCCTTCCCCTTctccattatatttattaaaaagaaaaagttgtccattatatttctaaaatttagtTCTTACATTTCAATATTAAACGtttctttttctataatttttttaaattttggttccTTTAATATCAGAAATTGTTAACCATGAAGATGAATTAATATcataaaattttttttatacatattttaaaaatattttcaatcgtttttttagttttcaaattttatgtcgGATAGGTTTTTAGAGTTTTCAATTTTTGCATAATAGATATATGTTacattcaattttttataaaaactgAAAATTCGTTAATGAAACCCTTAAATTGTatgaatatatattattatatttgtatatataatagaacctcaaaatttataaattactatttaATACAATTTTTAAGTCCTGATAtagatttatttaatttattttatattgtagCCTCCCATATGGAGCAAATTTGATATTATTTCGATCATATTTTATATGAATTGTGATATTTTACGACATTCGTAAGtatttttagaagttttgttatttaaaataattattttcatttaatattGACATGAAACGTATGAAAGCATAATCATCTCTCGATGGTCGTGAGTGTGAACATTTATTATTgtttcatttatatatttattgtatttttaagTAATATTTGCAACTTTTTGTTAATGGAATTAGAGCACGTGAGTGTTTGAATTTTAGAGTATGttatgattatttttttagttaaaaatGTGAGAGAGTAGGtcatagatatatatataacgTTATAAGTTAATAGCCAATTAAACCACATACCGATTAGATTAATTTAAAGATCCTTTAGcttttctatatttttatttttttaaatcatttggTGAGGGTTAAAAGTAAATACGAGAAACAAAATTAGTAGGTAAAGTGCATGCGcatattttttataattgaaTAATTTATAGTGATGTTTTGAGTAAACAAAAAATATTcgttatattaaattaaataaaattattattaaaaatgttTATACATATTACAACATTTTACGATCTATCATggtatataaatatttattttttttaaactatttaaatgATGGAGTCGAagtttcaatatatttttttgaaaagactcAAACTTTAATTTAAATACGTGAAAAATGAAGTATTAATAGTTTCGAAATAGAAAACTAATTATCTTAAAAGACTCAAATTAATAGGTTTGAATTAGAAAGTGAGGATAGCAATATATATAATCTTATTCAATAAATGCACCAAAATTAATAGTTAATAAACAATATGGATGAAAATGAATAAATTGTAAAGTTTGGAAATTGAAGTACGTGTGGTAGAGTGGAGGGTAGTTGAGAACTACCGAATATTAATTGTTACAATAaagtagaatatatatatatatttatgtggAAACACAAATCAAAGATTGGGAAAGTTAGGAACAACACATTCTCATGTTCAGCCTAAAACATCCTTTTGTCGACGTCCACGACCATCATGTATGTCTTCTCTCGGTGTTTGCTTTTTTCCTTACTCATACACATCACATGCCAACTTGTGAtctattctttttccttttctcaatTTGCATTTTCCTATGTATTTTCAAAATCTATACAATGGGCTTTACCAACAGATCACATCGACATTCAGCGGGCTTCAAAGAAAATGGGCTGGACAAATATCAACCCCCGCAACCATATCCATGGCCCAAGAAAGACAATTAAACTTTGGGCTTTTTCATCGATTCTTCTCTCCTTTATGGACCGaagatttttttcctttttcaaaaaaattatgtttgtaaaaaaaaaaatgtattgtttttttttaaaaattataagtTTAGTCTGACTAGCACGAGTACATGAACCTGGTAGGTTGATGGTTCAAATTCCTTCGTTCTTAAATTTGTACTAAAGAAATGgagaaattatttataaatatatttataggtTTGCTCTGAAAATCAtattcaatttaaataaaatgcAGATGTACAACACATACGATCTAATAAATGCATAAGacatatttttaaatcacaCCAGAAAAATAACATAGAAAATGAAACGTTGTTAGGTGTATTAGTTTATCAAATTCTATCtgaagttttattttattttatattttttaaaataaataaatgagaagaagaaaattattattgttgttgttgttattagaTAACAACATGAAAACATTGTTAAaccattttagtttttaaatgcCACATATTTAATCACGAAGAATTGACTATGTCACTATCTGGCTAGCCTTCTAGCCAATTGGAATATTAGGTATAAACTATCATATTatatttgttaattttaatACAAAATTTGTCGACGAGTCAACGTCTTTAATGATTGCCTTATCGGTTTTTTTTTCCTACATTAATAAATCACATTTATATTTCTCAATTGGTTGAAAACGATATATTGGTTCAAATTTTCTATATCCATTATCAGACTTCTTATTCTATATTTTCATACATATGCAAATCCATAAATACAATAATTTCCTACTTTATGATAAAATGAAAGCgttttttagaaaataacatgggttatatataaaatttataaatacagTATATAGATGGAACTGTAAACTAACAAAAcacaaattaatatatatatagcaatATGGTAAATTAATCTAACTATGATCGGAGCCATATTAATGTAATCAAAAAGTCAAGTCAATGTAGCTAGTAACTAATGGTCAAATTTAATTACTCATTTCCTCATAAGACtctctactttttcttttttattattaaataatttttgagtatattatattttgtttccTTAATTTAGATCAACCTCTTAAttagaaaagaacaaaaaaaactatattttttgttatcgctttaccattttttttccaACTTAAATTCACTTTGTTAATGTTTACCTCCCACTCATTTGGTTTGAAATCTTCCTCTCTcgttaatatatttatatacgTATTCAAAGGAATGCAATTAATTTGTCAAATATATTTCAATAATTGATCATGATTTTTTATTTCGTAATGATACTTCTTATCATATCTTTATTTGTCATGATGTGACATTTTAATTGAATAGTTATGTAATTATTGATTTGCAAAAATTAAAGAAGCTGTATTAAATTATGctgtttatttatattttatagtacttcaaaaaaaaaaaaaaccttatcGTATGTATTACAAGAGATTCCGTTGGattatgaataaaaaaaaaaaaaattgaaaatcattaaaataaaaGTCTTAAGCtataaatttaaacttaacttgCTTTTAAAACTTGATAGGGTTTGATAGAAGAGGGTGCAATTGTTCCATACATTCCTATCTGCTATGCTTTTACTCAATATATCGTATATCCTCATTTCAATTAATGTGATTTAGATTAGCTATATTGGCTTAAGATAACATAAACatctaatttttattattttcatagtTCGAGATAGGTCCCTGTATAGGCACACATGCATAACTTTAATTCCATCAAATTAATGTAATTTAATAAGTAACtaacttttattatataaaaatgtGTTTCGAGTTGATTGGTCATTATATATATCGTACACCTACCTTCAAAGAAAATAACAAGTGTTGTTAAGCTTGAAATAGCATCTCTCTTGAATGTTATCTTGATAGATGGTTGATTATGGCATCTTTTGCATTTAACTCTAATCACAAATAATAGTAACACGACGAATAGAAATAATAAGAACATTTTATCATATCACATTAGTTTTGTGTATGATGTACAGAGATATATGTATAAGTTTAGgactaataattaattatgtaaatatattttcaaattatatcCATGACACTATACTTTGAATCCTTCTGATTGTTATATTTGGGATTtgcttaaattaatttttaagatTCGTACTTAAATCCAAATGAAAACGTCTACGTTTTAAACTTTGctaacacaaaaaaaaaaaaaaaaaaaaacaaagttgaATTATATTATTTGGAGCAACATTTAATTGATGGTTACCCGAACCTGAGCTCCGACGAGCCGGCCTTAATGGCCGTTGACTAAAACAGCCGGCGAAGGAAGAGATATATATCCgcttccaaaaaaaaaaacaaacagaaaAACCATTAAAGAAAACGCATTAACACAATCCTTCTTTACATTAAGTTgaatttctaaattaattaataaatttcaacaaaCTATATGTATTGCAATTGTTTAGCACTCCAACGTGTGGTGCTGCAtttcccaaagaaaagaaaattgaagagTCTCTGTAAAGTGTAAACTCCCTCCATTGCTTCATTGTCATtcctttgtcttcttcttcttcttcttcttctttttttctctcttaatTGCTTAATTAATTTTGGCGTCCACTAAAACTGCATTTAAGACCCTCACGACTCTCGTATTTTTGTTCTTGGGGCCTGGTCTTTTTCGAATTTCGTCCCCTTATGGGGCTCCGAGAATAATTAAGAACACAGAGGTGAGTTTCATCAAAATCTTTCATCGAACTCACGAGATCTCCGTGGCCATGGCTAAAGGTAATCGATCCTAATCCTAAATATTTGCATTTCCCCTCAACGgtttaaattcattttcaagTTTTACCGATTTTCTTCACAAAATTTTTTGTTTCGGGATCGGAAAAATGAGTCTTCTCAGTGTCATTTTACAGGAAGCCGCCAGGCGAGAAAGAGAGGCTAGGACCATTTGGGGATTTCTTACCGATCAAATGGACGGCGTCGATGGCGGAGGAAGGCGGCGACCCAGTTTAAAACAAAGGCTAGGATTTAAAGTCATGGGCTGTTGTGGTGCCACTTGGGGTTTCCGGCCGCCGTCTGTTAGCGTCAGAGACGGCGGCGGAGAAGACGATGACCGGAGAGTACCGGATTTGGAAGTGATGAACACGCGCCGGGAGGAAAGGGAGTTGGATCGGAGTTGCTTGAGTCCGTTGTCGGTACAGTCGCCGGGGCCGTCCGGGATGAATTTGGCTACAGCTCTAGCGGCGGAGCGTCGTTTAAGAGCATCGCCACGTGGAGCGGAAGGGGGCATTGTGGAATTTAATAACAACGATTTTGACTCAGCGGTTGGAATGATGGAAACTGGAACGCCGTTGAGGGTGTCGTTGTTGCGGTTGCTGGAAGAAACAGAAGGCGGTTGCGACGGTGGTGGGAATTTGGGAGTGGcggaaaaaaagagagaagaaacgGGAAATGATTCGATGTGTTGCGTGTGCATGGGGAGGAAAAAGGGCGCGGCATTTATCCCATGTGGGCACACCTTTTGTAGGGTTTGTTCGAGAGAGCTGTGGCTAAATCGAGGATCTTGCCCGCTCTGCAACCGTCCGATTATAGAGATACTCGATATATTTTGAAGGAGCATGCTAAGTAACGATGGGGAATGAGAACAGAGGATTGTTGGTGACCGGAAGGGGTTAGTGGTTTTTGCCTCAAGATTCGCGACAGACTGTTTTCATTGGACGGCACTGAACGACGGCCGTATCTGAGTGACATGTGGATGCGGGTGAGAAAACCTTTTCACCTCcgataataaagtttaattaataaGTTAATATGTTCGATGTTattcatataattttaaacttttatacAATGGGATCGAGAaactcttctcttctctttcttttttttttttaatcctaaGTTTTGtacattttgattttcttttttttctttggcttgtaatcttgtttttttttccttccactaaagtttacattttaaatttcttttcttatGGAATGGTGAAGTGTTTTGTTCTAAAAATTGCTAATTTTGTTTAAAGTTTGCTGGCGTTACAAAACcatagaaagaaaagaaaaccaataatgATAAGTAATAATATCAGGAGTATGTGGATGTCATctttaatgaaaaaaattacTGAGTTAGTGGAGCTGTTATCAATTtatctctttattttttttaaaaaaaatataataattaatgatTCATAATTAATTAGCCAAATTGATTGAATCCATAACCAAGTCTGGCTTTTCTACTACTTTATTTTTTCCCATAAAATATG contains:
- the LOC103484642 gene encoding chromoplast-specific carotenoid-associated protein, chromoplastic isoform X2, with the translated sequence MAFVSQFNQLPCKTLALNPPQPQLTSKPSIFPIASIGAGARAAAGKSLISVRPSFKVRAVLNDDEWGEEKEEKYGDGSAVAVAEEEEEKPMEPSEIYKLKKALVDSFYGTDRGLRVSRDTRAEIVELITQLESKNPTPAPTEALTLLNGKWILQYTSFSGLFPLLSRNTLPLVKVEEISQTIDSENLTVQNSVQFSGPLATTSITTNAKFEVRSPLRIKFEEGVIGTPQLTDSIVIPDNVDFLGQKIDLSPFNGIISSIQDTASNVAKTISSQPPLKFSISNTKVESWLLTTYLDEDLRISRGDGGSVFVLLKEGSALLSP
- the LOC103484642 gene encoding chromoplast-specific carotenoid-associated protein, chromoplastic isoform X1 is translated as MAFVSQFNQLPCKTLALNPPQPQLTSKPSIFPIASIGAGARAAAGKSLISVRPSFKVRAVLNDDEWGEEKEEKYGDGSAVAVAEEEEEKPMEPSEIYKLKKALVDSFYGTDRGLRVSRDTRAEIVELITQLESKNPTPAPTEALTLLNGKWILQYTSFSGLFPLLSRNTLPLVKVEEISQTIDSENLTVQNSVQFSGPLATTSITTNAKFEVRSPLRVHIKFEEGVIGTPQLTDSIVIPDNVDFLGQKIDLSPFNGIISSIQDTASNVAKTISSQPPLKFSISNTKVESWLLTTYLDEDLRISRGDGGSVFVLLKEGSALLSP
- the LOC103484644 gene encoding uncharacterized protein LOC103484644 isoform X1, giving the protein MSLLSVILQEAARREREARTIWGFLTDQMDGVDGGGRRRPSLKQRLGFKVMGCCGATWGFRPPSVSVRDGGGEDDDRRVPDLEVMNTRREERELDRSCLSPLSVQSPGPSGMNLATALAAERRLRASPRGAEGGIVEFNNNDFDSAVGMMETGTPLRVSLLRLLEETEGGCDGGGNLGVAEKKREETGNDSMCCVCMGRKKGAAFIPCGHTFCRVCSRELWLNRGSCPLCNRPIIEILDIF
- the LOC103484644 gene encoding uncharacterized protein LOC103484644 isoform X2, giving the protein MDGVDGGGRRRPSLKQRLGFKVMGCCGATWGFRPPSVSVRDGGGEDDDRRVPDLEVMNTRREERELDRSCLSPLSVQSPGPSGMNLATALAAERRLRASPRGAEGGIVEFNNNDFDSAVGMMETGTPLRVSLLRLLEETEGGCDGGGNLGVAEKKREETGNDSMCCVCMGRKKGAAFIPCGHTFCRVCSRELWLNRGSCPLCNRPIIEILDIF